In Raphanus sativus cultivar WK10039 chromosome 5, ASM80110v3, whole genome shotgun sequence, the following proteins share a genomic window:
- the LOC108857469 gene encoding beta-glucosidase 27, with translation MTQKRNTLSKKNSFGRSDFPEGFLFGTASSAYQYEGAINEAPRGESVWDTFVRKYPERNCYSNADQAIEFYSHYKEDIQRMKDINMDAFRFSISWPRILPLGKKSKGVNQEGINFYNDLIDELLANGITPLATLFHWDTPQALEDEYNGFLSEQAVDDFKDFAALCFEEFGDRVKLWVTLNEPWVYSIGGYDTGRKAPGRASKYMNEAAVAGQSGLEVYTVSHNLLLAHAEAVEVFRNNPKCKDGKIGIAHCPVWFEPYDSNCSDDKEACERAMEFMFGWHMDPTVYGDYPEVIKKSIGKRLPSFTAAQSKKLRGSFDFVGVNYYSAFYVKNIPELDHNTPNWRSDARIEWRKQNKAGQTLGVRGGSEWDFLYPQGLRKFLNYAKNKYESPKFMITENGHCDMDYEKKPKLSNLMDLQRTEYHKKHLQSIQQAIQEDGVEVEGYFAWSLLDNCEWNAGYGVRYGLFYVDYKNGLKRFPKMSAMWFKEFLKREEEIEESEKEEYLLKSAMKKKRFLLATAPASCFIPKMSESSKALELFF, from the exons ATGACACA AAAGAGGAACACTTTATCGAAGAAAAACTCGTTCGGCCGTTCTGACTTTCCGGAGGGTTTCCTCTTTGGGACAGCCTCATCGGCTTACCAATATGAAGGAGCCATAAACGAAGCGCCTCGTGGAGAGAGCGTTTGGGACACATTTGTTCGCAAATATCCAG AGAGAAATTGCTATTCTAACGCGGACCAAGCGATCGAGTTCTATAGCCATTACAAGGAAGACATCCAAAGAATGAAGGATATTAACATGGATGCTTTCAGATTCTCTATATCTTGGCCTCGGATTTTGCCTC ttggaaAGAAAAGCAAGGGAGTGAACCAAGAAGGAATCAATTTCTATAACGATCTCATCGATGAACTTCTGGCTAACG GAATTACACCTCTCGCGACATTATTTCATTGGGATACTCCTCAAGCTCTTGAAGATGAATACAATGGATTCTTAAGCGAACAAGCTGT TGATGACTTTAAAGATTTCGCGGCCTTATGCTTCGAAGAATTTGGCGACCGTGTGAAGTTGTGGGTTACACTAAACGAGCCATGGGTCTATAGCATTGGTGGCTATGACACGGGAAGGAAAGCGCCTGGACGTGCCTCCAAGTACATGAATGAAGCAGCTGTGGCTGGACAATCTGGTCTCGAGGTTTATACCGTTAGTCACAATCTACTTTTGGCTCATGCAGAAGCCGTTGAAGTTTTCAGAAACAATCCCAAA TGTAAAGATGGCAAGATTGGTATCGCGCATTGTCCTGTGTGGTTCGAGCCTTATGACTCGAACTGCTCTGATGACAAAGAAGCATGTGAACGCGCCATGGAATTCATGTTCGGATG GCATATGGATCCAACTGTATACGGAGATTACCCTGAAGTGATAAAGAAATCCATTGGGAAAAGATTACCCTCATTTACCGCAGCACAATCCAAGAAGCTAAGGGGATCTTTTGACTTCGTTGGAGTGAATTATTACAGTGCCTTCTACGTTAAAAATATACCTGAACTCGACCATAATACTCCCAATTGGAGATCAGATGCACGCATCGAATGGAGAa AACAAAACAAAGCAGGACAGACATTGGGAGTAAGAGGTGGTTCAGAGTGGGACTTTCTATACCCACAAGGACTTCGAAAGTTTCTAAATTATGCTAAGAATAAATACGAAAGCCCTAAGTTTATGATCACTGAAAACG GGCACTGTGATATGGATTATGAGAAAAAACCAAAGCTATCTAACTTGATGGATCTCCAAAGGACAGAGTACCACAAGAAACATCTCCAAAGCATCCAACAAGCCATCCA GGAGGATGGAGTTGAAGTTGAAGGATACTTTGCATGGTCGTTACTAGACAACTGTGAATGGAACGCTGGCTATGGAGTCCGATATGGCCTCTTCTACGTCGATTACAAAAACGGCCTAAAACGTTTTCCAAAAATGTCTGCGATGTGGTTCAAAGAGTTcttgaagagagaagaggagattgAAGAATCTGAGAAGGAAGAGTACCTGTTGAAGTCtgcgatgaagaagaagagattcttATTAGCAACTGCTCCGGCCTCATGTTTCATTCCTAAGATGTCTGAATCTTCAAAGGCACTCGAActgtttttctaa
- the LOC130494954 gene encoding beta-glucosidase 27-like: MNDNFNKNETFAERNCYSNADQAIEFYSHYKEDIQRMKDINMDAFRFSISWPRILPLGKKSKGVNQEGINFYNDLIDELLANGITPLATLFHWDTPQALEDEYNGFLSEQAVDDFKDFAALCFEEFGDRVKLWVTLNEPWVYSIGGYDTGRKAPGRASKYMNEAAVAGQSGLEVYTVSHNLLLAHAEAVEVFRNNPKCKDGKIGIAHCPVWFEPYDSNCSDDKEACERAMEFMFGWHMDPTVYGDYPEVIKKSIGKRLPSFTAAQSKKLRGSFDFVGVNYYSAFYVKNIPELDHNTPNWRSDARIEWRKQNKAGQTLGVRGGSEWDFLYPQGLRKFLNYAKNKYESPKFMITENGHCDMDYEKKPKLSNLMDLQRTEYHKKHLQSIQQAIQEDGVEVEGYFAWSLLDNCEWNAGYGVRYGLFYVDYNNGLKRFPKMSAMWFKEFLKREEEIEESEKEEYLLKSAMKKKRFLLATAPASCFIPKMSESSKALELFF; encoded by the exons ATGAATGATAATTTCA ataaaaatgaaacttttgCAGAGAGAAATTGCTATTCTAACGCGGACCAAGCGATCGAGTTCTATAGCCATTACAAGGAAGACATCCAAAGAATGAAGGATATTAACATGGATGCTTTCAGATTCTCTATATCTTGGCCTCGGATTTTGCCTC ttggaaAGAAAAGCAAGGGAGTGAACCAAGAAGGAATCAATTTCTATAACGATCTCATCGATGAACTTCTGGCTAACG GAATTACACCTCTCGCGACATTATTTCATTGGGATACTCCTCAAGCTCTTGAAGATGAATACAATGGATTCTTAAGCGAACAAGCTGT TGATGACTTTAAAGATTTCGCGGCCTTATGCTTCGAAGAATTTGGCGACCGTGTGAAGTTGTGGGTTACACTAAACGAGCCATGGGTCTATAGCATTGGTGGCTATGACACGGGAAGGAAAGCGCCTGGACGTGCCTCCAAGTACATGAATGAAGCAGCTGTGGCTGGACAATCTGGTCTCGAGGTTTATACCGTTAGTCACAATCTACTTTTGGCTCATGCAGAAGCCGTTGAAGTTTTCAGAAACAATCCCAAA TGTAAAGATGGCAAGATTGGTATCGCGCATTGTCCTGTGTGGTTCGAGCCTTATGACTCGAACTGCTCTGATGACAAAGAAGCATGTGAACGCGCCATGGAATTCATGTTCGGATG GCATATGGATCCAACTGTATACGGAGATTACCCTGAAGTGATAAAGAAATCCATTGGGAAAAGATTACCCTCATTTACCGCAGCACAATCCAAGAAGCTAAGGGGATCTTTTGACTTCGTTGGAGTGAATTATTACAGTGCCTTCTACGTTAAAAATATACCTGAACTCGACCATAATACTCCCAATTGGAGATCAGATGCACGCATCGAATGGAGAa AACAAAACAAAGCAGGACAGACATTGGGAGTAAGAGGTGGTTCAGAGTGGGACTTTCTATACCCACAAGGACTTCGAAAGTTTCTAAATTATGCTAAGAATAAATACGAAAGCCCTAAGTTTATGATCACTGAAAACG GGCACTGTGATATGGATTATGAGAAAAAACCAAAGCTATCTAACTTGATGGATCTCCAAAGGACAGAGTACCACAAGAAACATCTCCAAAGCATCCAACAAGCCATCCA GGAGGATGGAGTTGAAGTTGAAGGATACTTTGCATGGTCGTTACTAGACAACTGTGAATGGAACGCTGGCTATGGAGTCCGATATGGCCTCTTCTACGTCGATTACAACAACGGCCTAAAACGTTTTCCAAAAATGTCTGCGATGTGGTTCAAAGAGTTcttgaagagagaagaggagattgAAGAATCTGAGAAGGAAGAGTACCTGTTGAAGTCtgcgatgaagaagaagagattcttATTAGCAACTGCTCCGGCCTCATGTTTCATTCCTAAGATGTCTGAATCTTCAAAGGCACTCGAActgtttttctaa